DNA sequence from the Chryseobacterium indicum genome:
GGTGAAGATTCTTATGCTGTAAAAAATGGTGATAACACTTATTATTACAGCGTAAAAACAGGTCTTAAAACCGGAGAAACAAAAACAGTAAAAGCGATGGGACAAACCATGACTGTTCCTACAACATTCTCAGATTACAAAGATGTGGCAGGTGTGAAAATGCCTTATACCATTACCGTAAGCCAAATGGGTATGGACATGACAATGAACGTAAAATCTTACGAAGTGAATCAGGCTAAAGATTCTGATTTTAAATAAAAACAATCTGTTCTTACAGTAAAAACGGCAACAATTGTTGCCGTTTTTTATTTTTCCTAACATTTGTACTATCTTTCTTTGTCATTCGGTAAAAAAAGATTAAATTTGCCCATTCAAAAAGATATCAAATTAATGGATTCTATATTTATACTATTGATGGTTCTTATTATGATCGCCAGCATTTTACTGGTTATCATCGTTATGGCTCAAAATCCTAAAGGTGGAGGTCTTTCCAGTACTTTCGGAGGAGCATCTTCTGCTCAGTTTGGAGTACAGAGAACCAACGACTTTATGGAAAAAGCAACATGGACTTTAGGAGGAACAATTATCGTTCTTATCCTTTTAAGTGTTGTAATTACAGGGAAGCCTTCAGCAACAGCTCCGGTTCAGACGCCTGCAAAAAAAGAAGCTCCGGCTAAGCAATCTTCAGCTCCTGCTTCTGCAACAACTCCGGCTAAAACTCCTGCACCAACAAAATAAGTAAATACTATTTATATATAAAAAGCAGCTCGATCGGGCTGCTTTTTTGTTTTATGATACTGATTTAGGTTTAATTGATTCTGAAAGAATTCCAGTAATTATCCTGATCTTCACCAAATAGACATTCTATAAAAGAATCCAAAGACATTTTATACAAAACTTCCAGATCCATTTCTTTAAAATCTGTTGCAAAAAGTTCAGGTTTCAACTGAATATCTTCCCGATCAATCACCAAAATATTTTCAGGGCAGTAAAAAGGATAATTTTTGATATCCGAATTGGTGGTAATTAATTTTCTTCCCGAAGCCAATACCTCAAAGGTTCTTATGGTTAAGCCATTCTGAAAAGGTTTATTAATATCCAGCACAGATTTTGTCTTCCTGTAAAAATCAATGATCTGATGATGATTCAGTTTATCAAAACTTACTTTTGTAATATCAAACTGCTTCAGGTTTTTATCAATGATCTTTTTCAGTCGGAATGCAATTCTTCCCATGGCATAATAATAAAAGTAAGATTTCAGATTCAGCCTGTCTGCAATTTCTCTGATCTTTTCTCCTACAATATACCGGTCTGTATGTGCGCTTCCTATGAAGACAATATCATATTCCGGTTTCTGAGTATGCTGTTTTAAGCTTTTGTAATCATCCACATAAAATAAAGGTCTGAAGCTTATGTTGTATTTTACCGAATCATTGTATTCAAACGTAAATTTTTTGTCGAAATATTTAAGATTTTCAATCAGATTAGGATATTCTTTCAATGGATCAAAATTGTAGTAAATCATTTCCATTTCAGGGTTGTCCTGCTTTATTTTTTCAAGAAAAAAAACAGGAATGGCTTCTCCTTTTATCAGGAAGAAATAATCGTATTTTTTGCCTTTAATTTCTTCAAGAATCCGGTTATAGTAATTGTTTATTTTAAGATGGTAAAATCTTTTATTAAGACGGATTATTCCTTTCGAAAAATTGGAATTGGATGGTCTTTCGTCATAAAAATCAACTTCAGCCCCCAATTCAGAAAGTCTTCGGGCTATCGCTTTTTCATATTTAAAAAAGCTAACCGACAGAAAGAGTATTTTTTTATCTTTTAAACAGATCATTTCAGAAGTCCTTTTACTTTCATTTCTTCAAGGGACTCTTTAAATTTTACATCCTGAATATTCTGCTGCAATACCCAATGGGTAAATTTGGACATTCCTTCCTCAAAGGATATTTTAGGCTGAAAATTTAATTTTGATTTTATTTTGCTGATGTCTGCAAAATTATGTCTGATATCTCCCAGACGAAACTGTCCGGAAACATTAATTTCAAAATCAACATTATAGAATTTTCTGAAACTTTCCGCTACCGTAGTTACAGCCGTTGAAACTCCTGTTCCTACGTTGAAAACTTCACCGTTCGCCGCATCATTTTCAATACAACGGATTGTTGCTTCCACGGCATCATCCACATGAATAAAATCTCTGGATTCGTTTCCGTCTTCAAAAACATTAATATCATTTCCGTTAAGAATCTGGGACGAAAAAATAGATAAAATTCCCGTGTAAGGATTTAAAAGCGACTGTCCTTCTCCGTAAACGTTCTGAAACCTCAGCGCAACCGGAGCAACTCCCATGGAAGAACAGGCAGTCATTACCATCTGTTCCTGGGTATATTTTGTAATTCCGTAGATAGAAGTGGGATGTATTTTAGACTCTTCGTCCGTTGGCAAAGCGCGGAGAATCTGTCCATCGGGATAAATAATTTCGAAATTTCCATTTCGCATTTCTTCTACGTTTCTGGGTCTGGGATAAATCAGTCCCAGTTCGGGATGAAGATATTTTCCTTCTCCATAAACCGCTCTGGAAGAGGCAATAATTACTTTTTTTACCTGATGCGGTTTATTAACCAGCAGATCCAGCATTTTTGCGGTCCCTGAAACATTCACATCCGTATATTTCTCGATCTGGTACATGGATTGTCCGGTTCCTGTTTCTGCCGCAAAATGCACAATAACCTCCTGTCCGTCAATCGCTTTTTCCCAGTCTTCAAAATGAGCCACATCTCCTTTAATGAAATTTACCTTTCCTGAAATATTTTTGTACAAAGGCGAATCCTCATCAGGATTTTCTCCGTGAATTTGAGAAGAAAGATTATCTAAAACTGTAATTTCATACCCCTTCTTCTTAAGTTCCAAAGATAACTTACTTCCAATAAATCCGGCTCCTCCCGTGATGAGTATTTTCATGCTGTGTTTGTGAAAATGTTATTTTTTTCTGTTTAAATTATAATAAAAAGTCCTAAGCAACAAAAGTAAATATTTTGCTTTATAAAACAGCTTAAATGTGGTATATTGAATAACGTTTATTTCTTTTAAAATATACATTTCCTTCAGATTTTTTTTAAAACCTTTCGCCATTTCTGGGAGATTGGCAGATAAACCCGAAACTCCGAAACTTCTTTTTCCCTTACCTACAAGAACCAGACTTTCATTCAGAATGTACATTTTATTTTTCAGAGAAACCTTCATCCAGTAGTTTACATCTTCCGCATATCGCTGTTCGGCATCAAAATAGCCTGTATTTTCCAGAACTTTTCTCCTGAACATTACCGTAGAAGGCTGCGCTTCATTTCTTATCAAAAGTTTTCTGAAGGTAATTTCCGCAAGACCATTTTTTACACGGTACGGAAAAAGGATTTTATTATTATTTCTTGCCGTGGAAAGAAAGTCTATTTCAGGACGATTATTTTCAAAATATTGTATCTGTTTCTCGGTTTTTGCAGCATCCCACTCATCATCTGCATCCAGCAAAGCAATATAATCTCCTTTTGCTACTTTCAGTCCTGTATTTCTTGCGCTTGATACTCCCCCGTTTTCCTGATGAAGCAAGGTTATCGAAAGCTGCGGATTATCCTTCATGTAATTTTCAGCTATAGCAGTGCTTTCGTCTGTGGAACCGTCATTTACAATGATAATTTCAAATTTTTCCAGAGGAAAAGTCTGATTTTTCACAGAATCCAGAGCAGAAACAATGGATTGTGCAGCATTATACATCGGAATAATTACGGAAATCATCTATACTTTTATATTATTTTTAAAAATACCCAAAATTAAAGCGATCATTACAAACGGCATTGACATATTGAAAAAACTGATATCAAAATATGAATTAACGATCATATTTTCATAGCCATATTCTGCAAAAAACATGATAAACGGAGCAAATACACAGATAAACAGTAAAATTCCTGACCAAAACAGAGTTTCATAAAAAGATTTTACCCTGAATGAAAGTATACAGCCTGAAACAATATAAGAAATACTTAATATCAAAGGTTGTTTTCCTCCCTGAATAACAAAAGGATTATGCTTCAGGAAAACATCAAAATCCGGAGCATTATGAAAGAAAATATAGCAGACTGCAGCCATTGTAACTAAAAATACAGCCGTAAAGCGCAGTTTTTCCTGTATTGAAAAATCAACAAACTTTTTAAACAATAAAATAGTCAGCGGAATAACAGCAGAAAGTCTCGTTAATAAAACTAAAGCGGATAAAAACGATACAGCCGCAGAATTTATCTTTTTTTCTTTGATGAATTTTTCCCAAATTAAATAAACAAACCCCGCAATGATGATAAAATTGGAAAACAAATCACTTTTAACATAAATTTCCCACAGATAACTGGGCGAAAGGAAAAGCAGCACCAAAACCGCAAGTCTCTGCCTGTAATTATTAAAAATTTTAAAGATTAAATATACAAAAAGCAGAAAAGAGAAAGACTGCAGATACCCTACACTTCCGAAAAGCAGATAAAAAGGCATCCCAAAAATAATAAGAACCGGCAGATTAGAAGATTCTCTTCCCATATGATCCGGAATATTGTATGGATACTGCCCATTGAAAACAGCCTTTATCCCGACTTCCATTGCGGACCAACGATCAACATTCAGCGTATTTCCATCCACTTTATAATTCAGATAAATACTAATGAGAAAGAAGAAAAATATTCCCAGGAAAAAAGCCGTTTTATAAAAAAATTCTTTGAAATGAACTTTTAGATAAAAGAAACCCAACCCGAAAAATACAGCAAGATATCCTGCCAAAAGCGGGATGTTATACTGTTCACCGTATTTAATGATAAAAAGAGAATTTACAGCAAGATAAATACAGACCAAACTGTAGGTTTTCAGTTTCTCTGATATTGGGATATTTGAAAATGCAGCTTCCATGAAGAATATTAGTTTTAAGAATTTCCTTCATTATAAGGCAGCCTGTTCATAATCGATCTTCCCAGAGAAATTTCATCTGCGTATTCCAGCTCATCTCCTACAGAAATTCCCCTTGCAATGCTGGAAAAATTCACATTAAAATTTTTAAACTTTTTGTAAATATAATACGCTGTGGTATCACCTTCCATCGTTGCGCTTAAAGCAAAAATAAACTCTTTCACCTTTCCGTCATTCAGCTTTTTTTCGATACTCGGAATGTTCAACTGATTGGGTCCTACTCCTTCCATCGGAGAAATTTTACCTCCCAGAATTAGATATTTCCCTGTATATTTTCCTGTGTTTTCAATAGCAATTACATCGCGTACATCTTCCACAATACAGATCACCTCATCATTTCGCTTCTCGTTGCTGCAAATCTCACAAATCTCAAAATCTGAAAAATTGTGACATTCTTTGCAGTATTTTATTTCGTTCACGAGATTAATGAGGGAATTTCCAAGACTTGTTGCTCTGGAATTGGGCTGTTTCAGTAAATGTAACGCCAGACGCAAAGCTGTTTTTCTTCCGATACCGGGCAATCCGGCAATTTCATCCACTGCTTTCGCTAAAACTTTACTAGGGTAATCCATAGAACAAAAATAATGATAATTGTTGACAGTTTACCATCTGCTGTTTTATGTTAAAAGTCTGAAAATAAATTTTAATTCTTTTTAATAATCCTCCATTTCCACAGTTTCGTTTTCTAAGCTCAGATTAAAAACCTTATATTTGATCATCCAAATATTAACTTAAAAAAATAAAACTCAATGGTTCTTAACAATTTAAACTATCCACTGGATTTTAAATTTAAAATTTCAACACTGGCAAGTGATTTCAATATTACAGACAAAAACGGAAATTACGTCGCTTATGTTCGTCAGAAAATGTTCAAACTGAAAGAAGACGTTATCATTTTTAATGATGAAAGCAAGTCTAAAGAACTTTTCAGAATCAAAGCCGATCGATGGCTTGATTTTAATGCCTCTTATTCTTTAACTGAAATAGCGACAGGAAGAAGCTTTGGAAGACTTGCGAGAAAAGGAATGCGTTCTTTCTGGAAATCGACTTACAACGTTCTGGACAGTAACGATAAAGAGAAATTCACCATTACAGAAGACAACGCATGGACAAAGTTTCTGGACGGAATGGTGAGCGAAATCCCTGTGATCGGAATGTTTACCGGATATTTCCTAAACCCTTCTTACACCGTAGCAGGAATGGACGGAAAAGCGTACTTTAAACTGAAAAAAATGCCTTCTTTCTTCGGAAGAAGATTTCAATTGGACAGACTGGTTGATATTGATGACGAAGAAGAAAGTCTCGTAATTCTTTCATTGCTTATGATGACGCTGCTTGAAAGAGCGAGAGGATAACTAAATTAAACTAAAAATGAAATATGTAATCATTTTCTTTTCGGCTTTCCTTCTGGTTGCCTGTAAAAAAGATAAAGAAACAGTTTCCGATTCGGCAAAAAAAGATTCTGTAACGGTAGTTCAGGATTCTGTAAAAACAGATGTTCAGAAAACAGGTATTGCCGTTGATACATTTCCTTTTCCGAAGGAAATTAAGGAATGTTCTTGCTATTTTGCTAAAAGCAAATCGGATTTTGAAAACGAAAAGTACATTTATGCAGATGATGCCGGAAAAACAGCCTATATGAAGCTGGACGGAAAAAGACTGGCAATAAGCCTGATCTCTTCAAGTGATATGGAAGTAGATGAAGAGCTGAACAAAGAAATAGAAAGCAACGACTATAAAATCTCGGTAAAAGGTAAAAAAATAAAAGGTGAAGAAGCTTTGCTTTTTGATGGCACGCTTATGATTGAAAAACCGGACGGAACGGTTGTCACTATGCCTATTTACGGAGAATGCGGATGCTAAAAATCTGCCTGAAACAATAAAAAAGAATGCTTCTGAATGATCGGAAGCATTTTTTATTTCGTAATTTTGATAAAAATAAATTTCATGGAGCTATCTAATATAGAACCGCAGATTATCTGGAAAAATTTCTCCAAAT
Encoded proteins:
- the secG gene encoding preprotein translocase subunit SecG, whose product is MDSIFILLMVLIMIASILLVIIVMAQNPKGGGLSSTFGGASSAQFGVQRTNDFMEKATWTLGGTIIVLILLSVVITGKPSATAPVQTPAKKEAPAKQSSAPASATTPAKTPAPTK
- a CDS encoding NAD-dependent epimerase/dehydratase family protein; translated protein: MKILITGGAGFIGSKLSLELKKKGYEITVLDNLSSQIHGENPDEDSPLYKNISGKVNFIKGDVAHFEDWEKAIDGQEVIVHFAAETGTGQSMYQIEKYTDVNVSGTAKMLDLLVNKPHQVKKVIIASSRAVYGEGKYLHPELGLIYPRPRNVEEMRNGNFEIIYPDGQILRALPTDEESKIHPTSIYGITKYTQEQMVMTACSSMGVAPVALRFQNVYGEGQSLLNPYTGILSIFSSQILNGNDINVFEDGNESRDFIHVDDAVEATIRCIENDAANGEVFNVGTGVSTAVTTVAESFRKFYNVDFEINVSGQFRLGDIRHNFADISKIKSKLNFQPKISFEEGMSKFTHWVLQQNIQDVKFKESLEEMKVKGLLK
- a CDS encoding glycosyltransferase family 2 protein, yielding MISVIIPMYNAAQSIVSALDSVKNQTFPLEKFEIIIVNDGSTDESTAIAENYMKDNPQLSITLLHQENGGVSSARNTGLKVAKGDYIALLDADDEWDAAKTEKQIQYFENNRPEIDFLSTARNNNKILFPYRVKNGLAEITFRKLLIRNEAQPSTVMFRRKVLENTGYFDAEQRYAEDVNYWMKVSLKNKMYILNESLVLVGKGKRSFGVSGLSANLPEMAKGFKKNLKEMYILKEINVIQYTTFKLFYKAKYLLLLLRTFYYNLNRKK
- the recR gene encoding recombination mediator RecR; protein product: MDYPSKVLAKAVDEIAGLPGIGRKTALRLALHLLKQPNSRATSLGNSLINLVNEIKYCKECHNFSDFEICEICSNEKRNDEVICIVEDVRDVIAIENTGKYTGKYLILGGKISPMEGVGPNQLNIPSIEKKLNDGKVKEFIFALSATMEGDTTAYYIYKKFKNFNVNFSSIARGISVGDELEYADEISLGRSIMNRLPYNEGNS